GGGTTAAATCTATTGAATATTTCCCATTTTTACCATTTGCAAACTTTCAAAAACCATTTTTTGATTGTATTCAAATGCCAGTCTTTTATGATTAATCAGGTCAATTATAGTCCCTACAAAGCATAAACCCCCGGTAAAAAAATAAAGTATCCCCATACCCACCTGATTTAGTAAAAATCGTGGAAGTCCGGGAACAAAAAAACCGAGGATACAATACAATACCATATCATCCGGGTTACGTCTCTTGCTTCCGTAGATCATTAAAAAGCCCCTAAGCTGCTGCTCATTAAACCCTGTAGTGGCAGATTGCAGGTACGAATACTCTTCAGGGCTGATGCCCGGCAAGGTCATAAATGGTGAATTAAACATAATCTTCCTCCGTATTTTTTAAATTAAATATCCTATTACATTCCAATTTTAACAGTGTAAACACACGCATACAAATAATTAATAAAGCAGGGATACCAAACCAATGTAGTTTTAAACTCTCTGCAATGTTTCCATGAAACAACTGAGTGATGGATCTGCCTAGTCCACAACCAGGGCACCACTGCAAACCCAAATTCGCCAAAGGGCACCAGGTAAAAGACAAATGATCTTCATAACCATGGGGTTTTGCCGTAGCCAATAAAGCCAGCGCCACAACCCAAAAAATTAACTCTAATGGAATTTGATGCAGTCTTTTCATATTTTTAAGATGTTTAATGCGCCTTTTTGTTACATTTTAAAGGATCATAATCTTACATTTGTGATGTGAACATCCGCGAACTGATCAATAGGTATAAAACAGATGAGCGTGTTGAAGCATTGGCTAAAGCCCTCAACTCGGGTAAAGGAAGCAAAACTCAGTTAAAAGGACTGGTTGGCTCTGCTGATGCTACAATTGCGGCAGCCTGCTATTTTTTAACCCACAAACCTCAGCTTTTTATTTTACCTGACCGGGAAGAAGCTGCATATTTTTTATCTGACCTCGAAAACATACTGGAAAAAGAGATCTTACTCTTTCCTTCATCTTTTCGCAAAGCGTTCGACTTTACCCAGGTAGATACCGCAAATGTATTGGGCAGGGCAGAGGTAATTAATGAGTTGAACCATAATTCTGAATACGGAAAAATTGTGGTTACTTATCCGGAAGCACTGGCAGAAAAGGTGATAGACCGGAGCATGCTGGAGAAAAATACACTCGAAATTCATGTAAATACTAAGCTGAATATTGAGTTCATCAGTGAGTTTTTATTTGATTACAGCTTTGAACGTACAGATTTTGTATATGAACCCGGACAGTATTCTGTTCGTGGTGGTATTGTAGATATCTTTTCTTTTTCTCACGATCTCCCATATCGTATTGAATTTTTTGGAGATGTAATTGAAAGTATCCGGACCTTTGAAATTGAAAGTCAGCTTTCTGTTGATGATGTAAAGAGCTTTACGATCATTCCTAACGTTCAGTCAAAATATCTTACACAAAACAACATCAATTTACTTGATTACATCGAAAAAGACACCCAAATCTGGATCAAGGATGTAGCCTTTACTTTAGATATCGTTAAGGGAGGGTATAAAAAAGCAACAGAACTTTGGAAAGCCCTTTCATTGGCAGAGAAGCAAAATGAACAATGGATAGATCCAAAATTTGCCTTTTCTGACGAAAAGATGCTGGGAGATTTGCTGCATGACTTCGCCATAGTAGAGTTTGGAAAACAATTTTTTTACCACACAGAACAGGTCATTCTTTTTGATACCAAGCCTCAGCCATCTTTTAATAAAGACTTTACACTTCTGATCCATAACCTTAAAGAGAATGAAAAATCTGGCATAGTAACCTTTATTTTTACTTCGTCTACCAAGCAAACGGAACGTTTATATGCCATTTTAGATGATATTGATAAGTCTGCTAAATTTACGCCCGTAAACCTTCCACTAAGAGAGGGTTTCCTTGATGCCACACAAAACCTCGCATTTTATACCGATCACCAGATCTTTGACCGGTTTTATAAATATAAACTTAAACGAGGTTACCAGCGCAGCCAGGCCATTACTTTAAAAGACCTAAGGGAATTAAAATCCGGAGATTTTGTTACCCATATTGATCATGGGATTGGAAAATATGCCGGATTAGAAAAAGTGGAAGTAAACGGGAAAACACAGGAAATGATCCGTTTAATCTATGCTGATAATGATTTACTTTATGTAAACATCAACTCCATGAACCGCATTTCCAAATACAGTGGTAAAGATGGAACTGCGCCTAAAATGAACAAATTAGGAACGGAAGCCTGGGATAAACTTAAAAAGACTACAAAAAAAAAAGTAAAGGACATAGCCAGGGACCTGATTAAGCTATATGCATTAAGAAAAGCCCAGGTAGGAACTGCATTTGATCCCGATGGCTATCTGGAAACCGAACTTGAAGCTTCATTTATATATGAAGATACACCAGATCAGGTTAAGGCCACCAGTGATGTAAAAAAAGATATGGAAGCGCCATATCCTATGGATAGGCTGGTTTGCGGTGACGTAGGTTTCGGAAAAACAGAAATTGCCATTAGGGCAGCATTTAAAGCTGTTGCCAATGGCAAACAGGCGGCAGTACTAGTACCTACCACCATTTTGGCCCTACAGCACTTTAAAACGTTTTCTCAGCGTTTAAAAGAATTCCCTTGTAACGTAGATTACATCAATCGTTTTAAAACCAACAAGCAGATTAAAGACACTTTAGCGCTGCTTGCAGATGGAAAAGTAGATATTGTAATTGGTACCCACAGGCTATTGAGTAAAGATGTAAAGTTCAAAGACCTGGGCATTATGGTTATTGATGAAGAGCAAAAGTTTGGTGTAAGTTCAAAAGAGAAATTACGTGCTTTGCGAGTAAATGTAGATACCTTAACACTTACAGCAACCCCTATTCCACGAACGCTACATTTCTCTTTAATGGGTGCAAGAGATTTGTCTATTATGAGTACACCACCGCCTAACAGACAGGCTGTAAATACAGAACTTCATGTTTTTAACGACAAACTTATACAAGAGGCGGTACAGTTTGAACTGGAGCGGGGTGGTCAGGTATTCTTTATCCACAACAGGGTAAACGACCTGGCACAGCTTGGAGGCATTATTCAAACCCTCGTACCTAGAGCCAGAATAGGAATAGCACACGGACAATTGGACGGAGATGCGCTTGAAGACGTAATGCTGGATTTTATCAATGGCGAAAAAGATGTGTTAGTAGCTACCACCATCATTGAGGCCGGATTGGATATACCTAATGCAAATACAATTATCATTAACCATGCCCACATGTTTGGTTTAAGTGACTTACACCAAATGCGTGGCAGGGTAGGCCGATCTAATAAAAAGGCTTTTTGCTATTTATTAAGCCCTCCACTTTCTACATTAACTTCTGAAGCCAGAAAAAGATTGAGTGCCATTGAGGAATTTTCAGACCTTGGTAGCGGATTTAACATCGCCATGAGGGATTTAGACATCCGGGGTAGCGGTAACCTCTTAGGTGCCGAGCAAAGTGGCTTCATCGCCGAAATCGGCTTTGATATGTACCATAAAATACTGGATGAAGCCATTCAGGAACTTAAAGACGATGAATTCAAAGAATTGTTTAAAGATGAAAGCCCACGTCCATTTGTCAATTTTACGCAGGTAGATACAGATCTTGAGCTTTACATACCTGATGATTATGTTACCAATATTACCGAGCGGTATAACCTCTATACAGAGCTTTCAAAGATTGATGATGAAAATAGCTTAAAGGCATTTGAATTGTCTTTGAAAGACCGTTTTGGAGAAGTGCCAAGACCGGTAAAAACAATGATGAAAGTATTGCGACTGCAATGGGTGGCAAAACAGCTTGGATTTGAAAAACTTAGCTATAAAAAAGGTACGCTGAGAGGTTATTTCATATCCGATAAACAATCTGCGTTCTTTGACTCTGTAACCTTTAATAAAATACTTCTTTTTGCGCAACTACATCCCAGGTTATGCAATCTTAAAGAAGTTAAAGATTCCTTAAGGATTGCATTTGAAAACCTTGCCAATATTGATGAAGCCGTTGAAATGTTGCAAATGGTAGCCAAAGAATAAAGCATGAACCCACAATTATTAAAAGACCTGGTTACCATGCCCATGCCCTTCGGGAAATATAAGGGAAAGTTAATTTGCGATTTACCAGAAACCTATCTTGTCTGGTTTCAAAGTAAAGGCTTTCCTCCTGGTAAATTGGGTGAAATGCTGTCTACCATCTATGAGATAAAACTTAATGGCTTAGAATACCTCTTACAGCCCTTAAAATCCAAAAGATATTAGCTTAGTTGAGCAACAGGTACAAATAAGTAAAAACCATAGGTGCACCGATTAAAAGGCCGTCAAAACGATCCAGAATACCCCCATGTCCAGGTAATAGCGTTCCAGAATCCTTTACATTCAAACTTCTTTTCAGCATAGACTCTACCAGGTCTCCAAGTGTACCAAAACTCACAACCAAAACCGCCATACCCATTAAAATGTAGGCATTTATTTCTGTAAATACCATTGAGACGATAAAGGCAACCAGCACACTTGTAAATACACCTCCAAAAAATCCTTCCCAGGATTTCTTTGGTGAATGTCGTTCAAAAAGCCTTGTTTTACCTAACTTTCTTCCAAACAAGTATGCTCCGGTATCACTTGCCCAAAGCATCAGGATAAATGAAAATGGCAAATGAAAATTATAGCTGTGCTTCATAAACCCCATAGTATAGAACAAACAAAAGGGAATGGTTACATAGATAATTCCCAAAAAAGTATACCCAACATTTGCAAATGGTTCTCTCTCCCTTTTATACAATTCCAGGATAAATACCAAAAAAACCGCCGGAATTAACAAAAGAAGGTATTTAGATCCCCAATCAAACAGGTTATTTCCTATAAACATTAAAAAGATAACCAGATTCAAAAGAACCCCGAGTGAGCGGTTAGGTTTTGTACCCTGACTTTTAATAAGTTTATAAAATTCAATCAAGCCCATAGTACTAAGGGCAAGGTAAAAAATGCTGAATGTATACGCTCCAAAAAAGAAGGATCCAAGCATCACGATGGTAAAAAAAAATGCAGTTATGGCCCTGGTTTTCATCAAATATTATTTTCTAAAATATAAGCGTTAGCCTTTTCCACGTGGTCTGCATGAACCATAATGTCCAGTAACCCAAAAACTTTATAACTTGAATCCTGCTTATTTAATACCACAGCAGGAATTTCTTCTGCTATCAAGCCCTGCTTAATAATTTCTGCCGTAAGCGGATCCTCTGTAGTAAATACCTTAACCCAATTGTTCTCCATTAGTTTTTGCTGTTTTATTTTTAAAATATTCAAATAATGTAATTGTGAGCACAAAGCTAATTATATAGCCATACCATTGCAATGAAATGGTAGGTTCTGTACTGTTTAAAGGCAGATTGTGTTTTTGCATAATAAAAGAAACAGCTACTACATAGCCATTATTGATAAAATGTGCCAGCATCGGGTACCATAAACTTCCGCTCCATACATACAGATAACCAAAGGCAGCACCTAGAAATAACCTCGGTAAAAACCCAAAAAATTGAACATGTATGGCACTAAATATAAATGCGGTAACCCATATTCCAATATGGGTGTTCTTAAAAATACGGATGAATATTTGTTGCATTCCTCCGCGAAAAAACAATTCTTCGCCGATTGCTGGTAATAGCGCAATCATCGATAGATTTACAAAAATATCCCATGGTTTATGAACCGTTAATAAGGCAACAGTAAGCTCCATAGAAGCATCTTCCTTTTCACGCATCCAGGCTTCCAGGGGTTTTAAAAATCCAGGAAGTGTCATTTTTTGGTTTAATAAGGCTGTCCATTCTACTAAAGGCATTGAAAAGATCACCAATAATAATATTACCAGGAGCAAGTCGGCTTCAGCTTTTTTAAAACCATAAAATACGTTCAATTGCTTTCCGTTAAAACAGGATAGCAGTAAAGGAGGTACAATAAATAATCCCATTGTACTAACCATTTGAAAGATTTTCAGCCCATTAAGAAAGCGGATATCCCCGCTTACAAAATCATTGTAAGCATTAAACAGATCAAATCCATACATTACAAAACAAATCAAAAATGCAATAGCTGAAAATACAATTGCTCCTAAAACCGCAAAAACAATTAACATAAACAACTGTAAATAAGGACTATGATCAGTAACCTTCATGCGGCCAATACCCATTCTTTATATATTTTTATTTGTACCTTTGTACTTATAAACTGGTTAAGATAATTAAATGTCTGTAAAGATAGGAAATATTGACTTGGGTGAGTTCCCTTTATTGCTTGCCCCGATGGAAGATGTAAGCGACCCTCCTTTCCGCTTTGTTTGTAAACAAGCAGGAGTGGATATGATGTATACAGAGTTTATTTCTTCTGAGGGCTTGATCCGTGATGCCGCTAAAAGTAGGGCCAAGCTTGATATTTTTGAATATGAAAGGCCTATTGGCATTCAAATTTTTGGCAGTGAAATAGACCACATGCGTGAAGCTACAGAAATTGCTACGCTGGCAAAGCCAGATTTAATGGATATCAATTATGGTTGTCCTGTTAAACAGGTGGCCTGCAGGGGTGCAGGTTCTGCCTTACTACAAGACATAGATAAAATGGTAAAGATGACAGAAGCGGTAGTTAAAGCTACCCATCTGCCCGTTACCGTTAAAACCAGATTGGGTTGGGATGACAATACCAAGAATATAGAAGAAGTAGCAGAGCGATTACAAGATATTGGAATTAAGGCTTTAACCATACATGGGCGCACCAGGGCTCAGTTATACAAAGGTGAAGCAGATTGGACATTGATCCGGGAAATCAAAAGAAATCCACGTATTAAGATACCTATTTTCGGAAACGGAGATGTTGACAGCATTAGAAAAGCTGCAGACTGGAGACTAGAATATGAGGTAGATGGCATTATGATTGGACGAGCAGCTATCGGCTATCCATGGATATTCAGAGAAATTAAACATTTCTTTGCTACAGGTAAGGTACTCGCAGGCCCGACAGTAGAAGAAAGAGTTTCGGTATGCCGTACACATTTGGATAAATCTATTGCCTGGAAGGGTCCTAAAGTTGGAATATTTGAAATGAGAAGGCACTACTCCAATTATTTTAAAGGACTACCAGATTTTAAAAGCTACAGGATGCTACTTGTAAAAGAAGATAATATTGAGATTATTCATAGCATATTGGATGAGATTTCAGACAAATTTCAGTATATTGAGCCCATATATCAAATGGTCTAATTTAACATCTTGAATAAATAATACGATGGTAACAGGAATTACAGAAGGCGTAAAAATATCAGTAGAAACTGTTTTCCAGGATGAGTTTTCTAATCCCATGAATGAAGTTTTTCTGTTCGCATATAAAATTGAAATTCAAAATTTAACAGATCAATACATTCAGTTAAAAAGAAGAAATTGGACTATTTTTGATTCTAATGGTTCTGTGAGAGAAGTAGAAGGTAGCGGTGTTGTTGGTGAACAGCCTATTATAGCGCCAGGAAATGCCCACAGTTATGTTTCTGCCTGTAATTTAACTACAGATATGGGCAGTATGAAAGGTTATTATTCAATGACCAGATTTCCTGACGAATCTGTTTTCCAGGTAGAAATTCCTCAATTTGAACTCATAGCACCACACCGCTTAAATTAGTCATCACGCCCTCTTCCAAAAAGCATCATGGCGTAATATAGCAAGTTAGCCACTGCACCCAATGCTGCCACTACATAGGTCATTGCGGCCCACCATAGTGCATCTTTAGCCTGCCTGTTCTCCTCTGCAGTCTGCATAATCTGATGATTTTCTTTAAGCCATAAAAGGGCCCTATTACTTGCATCAAATTCTACAGGCAAAGTAACTATTGTAAACAACGTAATTACTGCAAGCGCAACCACACCAACAGCAAGAACTACGGGATTTCCGGTAAATAAAATTAAAAAGACCCCAATCATTAGTACCCATTGCAGCAAATTAGAAGATATACTAACCACCGGTACCATTTTAGAGCGTAGTTGAAGCCAATGATAGGATTTAGCATGTTGTACTGCATGCCCACATTCATGAGCAGCTACAGCCGCAGCCGCAACACTTCTTCCATAATACACATCCGTACTTAAATTAACTGTTTTATCACCTGGATGATAATGGTCAGAAAGCTGTCCCTCCGTACTCATAACTTTTACGTCATAAATTCCGTAATCACTTAACATACGCTCTGCCACCTCTTTTCCAGAAAACCCCGAATTCAGTTGCATTTCTGCATATTTAGCAAACTTGTGCTTAAATCTCCACTGTACATAAAAGCTTAAAAGGAGAATAGGAAGAATTAAAAACAAATAAATTTCCATCAGTACTACATTTAGAAAAAGCAAATCAATAATTGTTCCTATTTTTTTCGCTGATTATCTGTCAGTATGCAAAAATAAATGTGGGTTTAAATCAATACAGCAATCCTATTAACTTTAAAATACTAAATTATTTGTCAAAACATTAAATTATATGGATTTTTGCTAAAAAAATAATCTAATGGATTACCTCATATACTTATTTCTGCTCATTATCCTGGCTTTTATCATTTACCTCGTTTTAAGAAAACCAGTAGACAATAACGTCAGGTTATTGATGGAAATAAAAGAAAATGAACATCAAAAAACATTGGAGTGGCATAAAGCAGAGAAAATGAGAATTGAAGACGACTTGTCTGATCTTCGTATTAGTTTTATGAATGAGCGCAGCAGGGCAGTTAAAGCAGAAGAAAACCTGCAGGCACAACAAGAAAAGCAACTTCAACAGGAAAAATACATTGCAGAACTACAAACTCGCTTTAAGCTCGAATTTGAAAATATAGCCAACAAAGTACTGGAAGAAAAAACCTCAAAATTTACAGCACAAAATAAAGCTAATTTAGACCTCATATTAAGCCCGCTAAGAGAAAATATAAAGACATTTGAGGCTAAGGTAGAAAAGGTGTATAAAAGTGAGTCAGACGAGCGGAATATACTCAAAGGAGTAATTTCTGAGTTAATGGTTCAAAGTAAACAAATCCAGGAAGATGCAAACAATCTTACTAAAGCCTTAAAGGGAGACAATAAAAAACAGGGAAACTGGGGAGAAATCATACTGGAACGTATTCTCGAACGTTCGGGACTGATAAAAGGAAGGGAGTACCGAATCCAAACTTCATTAAACAGTGAAAATGGTAACAGACTTCAACCAGATGTAATCATAGACCTCCCTGATGATAAACACCTGGTTGTAGATGCAAAAGTATCTTTAGTGGCTTATGAGCGTATGGTCAATGCAGCAACACAGGAAGAACGCGAGGTCTATATCAGGCAGCACTTGTTTTCCATTAAAAACCATATTCAGGAATTGTCCTTCAAAAACTACCAGCATCTTTATCAAATCAATTCTCCTGATTTTGTTATGTTGTTTATTCCTATCGAATCCTCATTTTCCATAGCTGTACAACATGATGCAGAATTATTCAATTATGCCTGGGATAAAAAAGTAGTCATTGTAAGCCCTTCCACTTTACTTGCAACGCTAAGAACAATTGCAAGTGTTTGGAAACAGGAAAGACAAAATAGAAATGTACTGGAAATAGCGCGTTTAAGCGGAAGTATGTATGATAAATTTGTAGGCTTTTTAGCAGATATGGATGCCATTGGCCGCAACATTAAACAATCACAGGATGCTTATGATAAAGCAATTAACAAGTTATCCACAGGTGCAGGAAACCTGTCCAGTACATCAGAAAAGATAAAAAAATTAGGTGCCAAAGCAACAAAGCAAATTGACACCAAATTTATAGATACAACCCTAGCTGATGAGGATATTTTATAATTTAAAGGCATTCCATCCCTGAGCTTTTAGCTCATGAACAACATTAGATTTAGATACCATTTTACATCCCGAATTTTTATCGGTGATGTGGCCTATGATAGAAACGTCTACATCATTTTTTATTTTATCATAGTCTGACTGCTTAATTGTAAACAACAATTCATAATCTTCACCACCATTAAGTGCACATATTGTTGGGTCCAAGCCTAATTCACGTGCAGTTTCATAAGTTACAGGATCTATAGGCAGCTTATCTTCATAAATTGTACAGCCTTTGTCCGACTGCTGACAAATGTGCATAATTTCTGAAGCCAAACCATCTGATACATCAATCATTGCCGTAGGCAATACTTTAATCTGAGCAAGTAAATCTACAATATCCCTGCGTCCTTCAGGTTTTAACTGTCGCTCAATGATATAGTCTTTTCCTTCTAAATCAGGCTGTATATCAGGATTTTCAAGAAAAATCAATTTCTCACGTTCCAAAATTTGTAAACCTACATATGCACCACCTAAATCGCCTGAAACGCAGAGCAAATCTCCTTCTCCAGCTCCATTACGGTAAACAACTTCATCTTTCTCGGCATAGCCAATGCTCGTTACACTAATCACCAACCCTTGTTTACTGGTAGACGTATCACCACCAATCAGATCAATGTTGAATTTATTACAAGCCAGCTCAATACCTTTATAAATTTCTTCTACAGCCTCTAAAGGAAATTTACTAGATAAACCCACAGAAACAGTTACCTGTGTGGCAATACCGTTCATCGCGTAAATATCACTTAAATTTACTTGTATAGCCTTATAACCCAAATGCATAAGTGGCACATAGGCCAAATCAAAATGGATCCCTTCAAGCAGGAGATCTGTAGATATTAAAACCTGCTTACCATCAAAATTTAATACGGCAGCATCATCACCTACACCCTTTATGCTACTTTCGTGTCTTATTTTAAAATTCTCCGTCAGGTGTTTTATTAATCCAAATTCACCTAGTTCTGCCAGATCCGTCCTTCCGCTATTTTCAAACATAATTTCTTTTTTATTTAAGTATTTACAAGCCTAAACCAGCTGATATTTCCAGCATTCTTTCAATAGGTTTTCTTGCATTTACAATGATATCAGCCGGAACAGTAACTTCCGGATATCCATTTTTTAAACACAGGTACAGTTTTTCCAAAGTATTTCTCTTCATGTACGGGCAATCATTACAAGCACAATTGTTATTTGGCGGAGCAGGGATGAAGGTTTTATCCGGACAGGCCTTTTCCATCTGATGGATAATTCCACTTTCTGTAGCTACAATAAATTCTTTTGCATCGCTGTTGATTGCGTATTTTAATAATCCAGTTGTAGAACCAATGTAATCAGCCATTTGCAAAACCTGATCTTCACATTCCGGATGGGCTATAAATTTTGCTGTCGGATGTCTCTCTTTTAAACGGGTAATCTTTTCTCTGGAGAATATTTCATGAACCATACAAGCTCCGTTCCATAAAACAAGATCTCTACCTGTCTTTTTTGCTACCCAGGCACCAAGATTTTTATCCGGACCAAAAATTATCTTCTGATCTGCCGGCAAACTTTCAACAATTTGCACTGCGTTTGTACTTGTACAAACAATATCACTCATTGCTTTAAGTTCAGCCGTACAATTTACGTAAGTGATTACAATATGATCCGGATATTTTTCCTTAAAAATCTTAAATAGGTGAGGAGGGCAGCTATCAGCAAGGGAGCAGCCAGCTTTATAGTCAGGCAATAATACCTTTTTATCCGGCGAAAGGATCTTTGCTGTTTCTGCCATAAAATGAACTCCGGCAAATACAATCACGTCGGCT
The nucleotide sequence above comes from Pedobacter sp. MC2016-14. Encoded proteins:
- a CDS encoding TM2 domain-containing protein produces the protein MFNSPFMTLPGISPEEYSYLQSATTGFNEQQLRGFLMIYGSKRRNPDDMVLYCILGFFVPGLPRFLLNQVGMGILYFFTGGLCFVGTIIDLINHKRLAFEYNQKMVFESLQMVKMGNIQ
- a CDS encoding DUF2752 domain-containing protein, which codes for MKRLHQIPLELIFWVVALALLATAKPHGYEDHLSFTWCPLANLGLQWCPGCGLGRSITQLFHGNIAESLKLHWFGIPALLIICMRVFTLLKLECNRIFNLKNTEEDYV
- the mfd gene encoding transcription-repair coupling factor; translation: MNIRELINRYKTDERVEALAKALNSGKGSKTQLKGLVGSADATIAAACYFLTHKPQLFILPDREEAAYFLSDLENILEKEILLFPSSFRKAFDFTQVDTANVLGRAEVINELNHNSEYGKIVVTYPEALAEKVIDRSMLEKNTLEIHVNTKLNIEFISEFLFDYSFERTDFVYEPGQYSVRGGIVDIFSFSHDLPYRIEFFGDVIESIRTFEIESQLSVDDVKSFTIIPNVQSKYLTQNNINLLDYIEKDTQIWIKDVAFTLDIVKGGYKKATELWKALSLAEKQNEQWIDPKFAFSDEKMLGDLLHDFAIVEFGKQFFYHTEQVILFDTKPQPSFNKDFTLLIHNLKENEKSGIVTFIFTSSTKQTERLYAILDDIDKSAKFTPVNLPLREGFLDATQNLAFYTDHQIFDRFYKYKLKRGYQRSQAITLKDLRELKSGDFVTHIDHGIGKYAGLEKVEVNGKTQEMIRLIYADNDLLYVNINSMNRISKYSGKDGTAPKMNKLGTEAWDKLKKTTKKKVKDIARDLIKLYALRKAQVGTAFDPDGYLETELEASFIYEDTPDQVKATSDVKKDMEAPYPMDRLVCGDVGFGKTEIAIRAAFKAVANGKQAAVLVPTTILALQHFKTFSQRLKEFPCNVDYINRFKTNKQIKDTLALLADGKVDIVIGTHRLLSKDVKFKDLGIMVIDEEQKFGVSSKEKLRALRVNVDTLTLTATPIPRTLHFSLMGARDLSIMSTPPPNRQAVNTELHVFNDKLIQEAVQFELERGGQVFFIHNRVNDLAQLGGIIQTLVPRARIGIAHGQLDGDALEDVMLDFINGEKDVLVATTIIEAGLDIPNANTIIINHAHMFGLSDLHQMRGRVGRSNKKAFCYLLSPPLSTLTSEARKRLSAIEEFSDLGSGFNIAMRDLDIRGSGNLLGAEQSGFIAEIGFDMYHKILDEAIQELKDDEFKELFKDESPRPFVNFTQVDTDLELYIPDDYVTNITERYNLYTELSKIDDENSLKAFELSLKDRFGEVPRPVKTMMKVLRLQWVAKQLGFEKLSYKKGTLRGYFISDKQSAFFDSVTFNKILLFAQLHPRLCNLKEVKDSLRIAFENLANIDEAVEMLQMVAKE
- a CDS encoding DUF3820 family protein; the protein is MNPQLLKDLVTMPMPFGKYKGKLICDLPETYLVWFQSKGFPPGKLGEMLSTIYEIKLNGLEYLLQPLKSKRY
- a CDS encoding phosphatidate cytidylyltransferase, which codes for MKTRAITAFFFTIVMLGSFFFGAYTFSIFYLALSTMGLIEFYKLIKSQGTKPNRSLGVLLNLVIFLMFIGNNLFDWGSKYLLLLIPAVFLVFILELYKREREPFANVGYTFLGIIYVTIPFCLFYTMGFMKHSYNFHLPFSFILMLWASDTGAYLFGRKLGKTRLFERHSPKKSWEGFFGGVFTSVLVAFIVSMVFTEINAYILMGMAVLVVSFGTLGDLVESMLKRSLNVKDSGTLLPGHGGILDRFDGLLIGAPMVFTYLYLLLN
- a CDS encoding DUF2007 domain-containing protein, which translates into the protein MENNWVKVFTTEDPLTAEIIKQGLIAEEIPAVVLNKQDSSYKVFGLLDIMVHADHVEKANAYILENNI
- a CDS encoding CPBP family intramembrane glutamic endopeptidase encodes the protein MGIGRMKVTDHSPYLQLFMLIVFAVLGAIVFSAIAFLICFVMYGFDLFNAYNDFVSGDIRFLNGLKIFQMVSTMGLFIVPPLLLSCFNGKQLNVFYGFKKAEADLLLVILLLVIFSMPLVEWTALLNQKMTLPGFLKPLEAWMREKEDASMELTVALLTVHKPWDIFVNLSMIALLPAIGEELFFRGGMQQIFIRIFKNTHIGIWVTAFIFSAIHVQFFGFLPRLFLGAAFGYLYVWSGSLWYPMLAHFINNGYVVAVSFIMQKHNLPLNSTEPTISLQWYGYIISFVLTITLFEYFKNKTAKTNGEQLG
- the dusB gene encoding tRNA dihydrouridine synthase DusB yields the protein MSVKIGNIDLGEFPLLLAPMEDVSDPPFRFVCKQAGVDMMYTEFISSEGLIRDAAKSRAKLDIFEYERPIGIQIFGSEIDHMREATEIATLAKPDLMDINYGCPVKQVACRGAGSALLQDIDKMVKMTEAVVKATHLPVTVKTRLGWDDNTKNIEEVAERLQDIGIKALTIHGRTRAQLYKGEADWTLIREIKRNPRIKIPIFGNGDVDSIRKAADWRLEYEVDGIMIGRAAIGYPWIFREIKHFFATGKVLAGPTVEERVSVCRTHLDKSIAWKGPKVGIFEMRRHYSNYFKGLPDFKSYRMLLVKEDNIEIIHSILDEISDKFQYIEPIYQMV
- the apaG gene encoding Co2+/Mg2+ efflux protein ApaG; this translates as MVTGITEGVKISVETVFQDEFSNPMNEVFLFAYKIEIQNLTDQYIQLKRRNWTIFDSNGSVREVEGSGVVGEQPIIAPGNAHSYVSACNLTTDMGSMKGYYSMTRFPDESVFQVEIPQFELIAPHRLN
- a CDS encoding zinc metallopeptidase; this encodes MEIYLFLILPILLLSFYVQWRFKHKFAKYAEMQLNSGFSGKEVAERMLSDYGIYDVKVMSTEGQLSDHYHPGDKTVNLSTDVYYGRSVAAAAVAAHECGHAVQHAKSYHWLQLRSKMVPVVSISSNLLQWVLMIGVFLILFTGNPVVLAVGVVALAVITLFTIVTLPVEFDASNRALLWLKENHQIMQTAEENRQAKDALWWAAMTYVVAALGAVANLLYYAMMLFGRGRDD
- a CDS encoding DNA recombination protein RmuC yields the protein MDYLIYLFLLIILAFIIYLVLRKPVDNNVRLLMEIKENEHQKTLEWHKAEKMRIEDDLSDLRISFMNERSRAVKAEENLQAQQEKQLQQEKYIAELQTRFKLEFENIANKVLEEKTSKFTAQNKANLDLILSPLRENIKTFEAKVEKVYKSESDERNILKGVISELMVQSKQIQEDANNLTKALKGDNKKQGNWGEIILERILERSGLIKGREYRIQTSLNSENGNRLQPDVIIDLPDDKHLVVDAKVSLVAYERMVNAATQEEREVYIRQHLFSIKNHIQELSFKNYQHLYQINSPDFVMLFIPIESSFSIAVQHDAELFNYAWDKKVVIVSPSTLLATLRTIASVWKQERQNRNVLEIARLSGSMYDKFVGFLADMDAIGRNIKQSQDAYDKAINKLSTGAGNLSSTSEKIKKLGAKATKQIDTKFIDTTLADEDIL